One region of Thiorhodovibrio frisius genomic DNA includes:
- a CDS encoding L,D-transpeptidase family protein: MNTRTSKSQPFRITNTHHDDRQKHFWLGRLVLLCFAVLCFTGCPVKPPIEPTYADKVVVRKDERLLQLLNNGRVFREYRVNLGDSPRGHKVQEGDERTPEGDYILDWRNPNSRFYKSIHVSYPNQADREFARAIGVRPGGMIMIHGRPNWLQPGPLVKDYDELDWTNGCIAVQNDAMDEIWQKVSDGTPITILP, translated from the coding sequence ATGAACACACGCACTTCGAAATCACAGCCATTCAGAATCACCAACACACATCACGACGACCGGCAAAAGCATTTTTGGCTTGGCCGCCTTGTTCTTCTCTGCTTTGCTGTTTTGTGCTTCACGGGCTGCCCAGTTAAACCCCCGATCGAGCCGACCTACGCGGACAAAGTCGTGGTGCGCAAAGACGAGCGCCTGTTGCAATTGCTCAATAACGGGCGAGTATTTCGCGAATATCGCGTCAACCTTGGCGACTCGCCCAGAGGCCACAAAGTTCAGGAAGGCGATGAGCGCACCCCGGAAGGCGACTATATTCTCGACTGGCGCAATCCAAACAGCCGTTTTTACAAGTCAATTCATGTATCCTATCCGAACCAGGCGGATCGTGAGTTTGCCCGCGCGATTGGCGTCAGGCCCGGCGGCATGATTATGATTCATGGTCGCCCCAACTGGCTTCAGCCCGGACCGTTGGTCAAGGACTACGACGAACTCGACTGGACCAACGGCTGCATCGCGGTTCAGAACGACGCCATGGACGAGATCTGGCAAAAAGTTTCCGATGGCACACCTATTACCATTCTGCCCTGA
- the xthA gene encoding exodeoxyribonuclease III: MTVLTSFNINGIRARPHQLQAIKDLLAPDIIGLQESKVVDEQFPREMIEALGYHPAYHGQKGHYGVALLSKEPPKRLHKGFPGDDADAQRRAITGVFTLSDGSELHVINGYFPQGESRAHPVKFPYKQRFYANLLDYLRRDFTPDQQILVMGDMNVAPLDLDIGIGENNAKRWLRSGKCSFLPEEREWFSALTAWGLHDSFRLLHPDTDNRFSWFDYRSRGFEDNPKRGLRIDLMLISTPLRERLRGAGIDYDIRALEKPSDHCPVWIDLE; the protein is encoded by the coding sequence ATGACGGTTCTCACTTCCTTCAACATCAACGGCATCCGCGCCCGCCCCCACCAGCTGCAAGCCATCAAGGACCTGCTTGCGCCCGACATCATCGGCCTGCAGGAATCGAAGGTCGTTGATGAGCAGTTCCCGCGCGAGATGATCGAAGCGCTTGGTTACCATCCGGCCTACCATGGCCAGAAAGGACATTACGGGGTTGCCCTGCTGAGTAAAGAACCACCAAAACGGTTGCACAAAGGCTTCCCGGGTGACGACGCCGACGCTCAACGCCGCGCCATCACAGGCGTTTTCACCTTAAGCGACGGCAGCGAACTGCATGTCATCAATGGTTATTTCCCGCAGGGCGAGAGCCGCGCGCACCCGGTGAAATTCCCCTACAAGCAGCGTTTCTACGCCAATCTGCTTGATTATTTGCGCCGCGACTTCACCCCCGATCAGCAAATCCTGGTGATGGGTGACATGAACGTCGCCCCGCTTGATCTCGACATCGGCATTGGGGAGAACAACGCCAAACGCTGGCTGCGCTCGGGCAAATGCAGCTTCCTGCCCGAGGAGCGCGAATGGTTCTCAGCCCTGACAGCCTGGGGCCTGCACGACAGCTTCCGCCTCCTGCACCCAGATACCGACAACCGCTTTAGCTGGTTCGACTACCGCTCGCGCGGTTTCGAGGACAATCCAAAACGCGGCCTTCGCATCGACTTGATGCTGATCAGCACCCCGCTGCGCGAGCGCCTGCGCGGTGCCGGCATCGACTACGACATCCGTGCACTGGAAAAACCCTCGGATCACTGCCCGGTGTGGATCGACCTCGAGTGA
- a CDS encoding gamma-butyrobetaine hydroxylase-like domain-containing protein, which translates to MPTPTEFNLHRASRVLEITFDDDAHFTLPVELLRVYSPSAEVMGHGPGQRVLQLGKEEVGIDKIEPVGNYAVCLHFDDEHNTGIFSWEYLYNLGKNQEGLWADYLAELEKAGHKRKLRPS; encoded by the coding sequence ATGCCAACCCCCACGGAATTTAACCTGCACCGCGCCTCGCGGGTGCTTGAGATCACCTTTGACGACGATGCTCACTTCACCCTGCCAGTCGAGTTGCTGCGGGTGTACTCCCCCTCGGCCGAGGTGATGGGCCATGGCCCCGGTCAGCGGGTGTTGCAGCTTGGCAAGGAGGAAGTCGGCATCGACAAGATCGAGCCGGTCGGCAACTACGCCGTCTGTCTGCATTTCGATGACGAACACAATACCGGTATTTTCTCCTGGGAGTACCTGTACAACCTGGGTAAGAACCAGGAAGGTCTCTGGGCCGATTATCTGGCCGAACTCGAAAAAGCCGGCCACAAGCGCAAGCTGCGCCCGTCCTGA
- a CDS encoding NAD-dependent epimerase/dehydratase family protein, producing the protein MSNPTGARVLITGATGFVGRHLCPWLAGLGWRVAAGVRTHGPLPDGASDVCHLGDLAQRPPLTEALRGIDSIVHLAGRAHVMHDQAHNPEQAFFAANTTATEHLASAAASAGVRRLVFISSIKVNGEHTTEGQPFRASDTPAPEDAYGRSKLAAEQTLHRIGATTGLEIVIIRPPLLHGPGVKGNLPRLMRLIDLGLPLPFAAINNQRSLLAVANLCDLIAHCLHHPAASGVTWLAADADLSTPALIRALASGLERPARLFPLPQVALQGLAWLSGQRATLARLTGSLQIDSLPLRQQLDWTPPLTAEVSLQQTAARYRAARHAL; encoded by the coding sequence GTGAGCAACCCGACCGGCGCGCGTGTGCTGATCACTGGCGCGACCGGCTTTGTCGGGCGCCATCTGTGCCCTTGGTTGGCCGGGCTTGGCTGGCGAGTCGCAGCCGGCGTGCGAACCCATGGTCCACTGCCAGATGGTGCCAGCGACGTCTGCCACCTTGGCGATCTTGCCCAGCGCCCACCGCTTACCGAGGCGCTCCGCGGCATCGACAGCATCGTGCATCTCGCCGGTCGCGCCCATGTGATGCACGACCAGGCGCATAATCCGGAACAGGCTTTTTTTGCCGCGAATACCACAGCTACAGAACATCTCGCATCTGCCGCCGCCAGCGCCGGAGTGCGCCGGCTGGTCTTCATCAGCAGCATTAAGGTCAATGGCGAACACACCACAGAAGGCCAGCCGTTTCGCGCTAGCGACACCCCAGCCCCGGAGGACGCCTATGGCCGCTCCAAACTCGCCGCCGAGCAGACCTTGCACCGCATAGGCGCCACCACCGGGCTTGAGATCGTCATCATCCGCCCGCCCCTGCTGCACGGACCTGGCGTGAAAGGCAATCTGCCACGGTTGATGCGACTGATCGACCTGGGCTTGCCGCTACCCTTTGCCGCGATCAATAACCAGCGCAGCCTGCTGGCAGTGGCCAATCTGTGCGATCTAATCGCGCACTGCCTGCATCACCCTGCAGCATCCGGGGTGACCTGGCTAGCCGCTGATGCGGATCTTTCAACGCCCGCGTTGATCCGCGCCTTGGCGAGCGGTCTTGAGCGCCCGGCGCGCTTGTTTCCCCTGCCGCAAGTCGCCTTGCAAGGGCTGGCCTGGCTCAGCGGTCAGCGCGCCACTCTGGCCCGACTGACTGGTTCGTTACAGATTGACAGCCTGCCGCTCCGCCAGCAGCTCGACTGGACACCGCCACTCACCGCCGAGGTCAGTCTGCAACAGACAGCAGCCAGGTATCGCGCGGCACGTCATGCGCTTTAG
- the ubiE gene encoding bifunctional demethylmenaquinone methyltransferase/2-methoxy-6-polyprenyl-1,4-benzoquinol methylase UbiE codes for MSDQDQTHFGYQQVPVAEKQERVRAVFDSVADRYDLMNDLMSFGIHRLWKRRLIELAGVRRGQRVLDLAAGTGDLSARFAGIVGSSGQVVMSDINAAMLERGRERMDDAAVVGNIHYALANAEALPFASNSFDCVTIGFGLRNVTRKERALAEMQRILRPGGRGLVLEFSHPTQAPLQKAYDAYSFSVLPLLGRLVAKDPDSYKYLAESIRMHPDQESLRDMMELAGFERCEYFNLTGGVVAIHRGVKL; via the coding sequence ATGTCGGATCAGGATCAGACCCATTTTGGCTATCAACAGGTACCCGTTGCCGAGAAACAGGAACGGGTGCGTGCGGTTTTCGATTCAGTCGCCGATCGCTACGATTTAATGAACGACCTGATGTCGTTCGGCATTCATCGGCTGTGGAAGCGGCGGCTGATTGAGCTTGCCGGCGTGCGGCGTGGCCAGCGGGTGCTGGATCTTGCCGCCGGAACCGGGGACTTGAGCGCGCGCTTTGCCGGCATTGTCGGTAGCAGCGGACAGGTGGTGATGTCGGACATCAACGCCGCCATGCTCGAGCGCGGTCGTGAGCGCATGGACGATGCCGCTGTGGTTGGTAACATTCACTACGCGCTGGCCAATGCCGAGGCGCTGCCTTTTGCCTCCAATAGCTTCGACTGCGTCACCATTGGCTTCGGTTTGCGCAACGTCACCCGCAAGGAGCGGGCGCTGGCCGAGATGCAACGTATTCTCAGGCCAGGTGGTCGCGGTCTGGTGCTCGAGTTCTCCCATCCGACCCAGGCGCCGCTGCAAAAAGCTTATGATGCTTATTCTTTTTCGGTGCTGCCGCTGCTCGGGCGCCTGGTGGCGAAAGATCCGGACAGTTACAAGTATCTGGCTGAGTCCATCCGCATGCACCCGGATCAGGAAAGTCTGCGCGATATGATGGAACTGGCCGGGTTCGAGCGTTGTGAGTACTTCAACCTGACCGGCGGCGTCGTCGCCATCCATCGGGGGGTCAAGTTATGA
- the ubiB gene encoding ubiquinone biosynthesis regulatory protein kinase UbiB yields MVPISQTLRLIHINLVLLRHGLDELIFATPLFRPLRFLLWLSPLYWWRKRKTMTPYPARVREALEDLGPIFIKFGQLLSTRRDLLPDDWAVELARLQDRVPPFPSEIARELIEKAWGQSIDSVLDDFSDIPLASASIAQVHTGRLKDGRSVIVKVLRPGIARTINRDIALMYSIARLAHRYSKEARRLRPIEVVAEYEKTIYGELDLQREAANASQLRRNWLHSSALYIPDVYWDWTRPTVMVMERIFGTPVSDVGTLKQQGISMQLLGERGVEIFFTQVFRDNFFHADMHPGNIFVEPSGRYISVDFGIVGSLTEEDQRYLAENLLAFFERNYRRVAELHVESGWVPRGTRVDEFEAAIRTVSEPIFEKPLSEISFGHFLVRLFQTARRFNMEIQPQLVLLEKTLLNIEGLGRQLYPELDLWTTAKPFMERWMKERIGPRALLRRVRANFGPFAEHLPDLPMLAYRVLENMESAQQQAHAMREEQARLQRELRERRTLVGALSGAVLIVCATLLLLLGPGSLVSPLVAQVVAGAVLVLGVWLLLYQWRAAS; encoded by the coding sequence ATGGTTCCAATCAGCCAGACCCTGCGGCTGATTCATATCAACCTGGTTCTGCTGCGCCACGGTCTCGACGAACTCATCTTTGCGACCCCGCTGTTTCGGCCCTTGCGCTTTCTGCTGTGGCTCTCACCACTGTATTGGTGGCGCAAGCGCAAAACCATGACACCCTACCCAGCACGGGTGCGCGAGGCGCTTGAGGATCTGGGGCCAATTTTCATCAAATTTGGCCAGTTGCTCTCCACCCGGCGCGATCTACTGCCGGATGACTGGGCCGTGGAGCTTGCGCGCCTGCAGGACAGGGTGCCGCCCTTCCCGAGCGAGATTGCCCGGGAGCTGATCGAAAAAGCCTGGGGCCAATCTATCGACAGCGTCCTTGATGACTTCTCCGATATCCCGCTGGCCTCTGCCTCTATTGCTCAGGTACATACCGGGCGGCTGAAGGATGGGCGCTCGGTCATCGTTAAGGTGCTGCGCCCCGGCATCGCGCGCACCATTAACCGCGACATTGCGCTCATGTACAGCATTGCGCGTTTGGCCCATCGTTACTCCAAAGAAGCCCGCCGGCTGCGCCCGATCGAGGTCGTCGCTGAGTACGAAAAGACCATTTACGGCGAGCTCGACCTGCAGCGCGAGGCGGCCAATGCCTCCCAATTGCGGCGCAACTGGCTGCACAGCTCGGCGTTGTACATTCCGGACGTTTACTGGGACTGGACACGCCCGACGGTGATGGTGATGGAGCGCATCTTTGGCACCCCGGTGAGCGATGTTGGCACCCTCAAGCAGCAGGGTATTAGCATGCAGTTGCTTGGCGAGCGCGGGGTGGAGATTTTCTTCACTCAGGTGTTCCGGGACAATTTTTTTCATGCCGATATGCATCCCGGCAACATTTTTGTCGAGCCCAGCGGGCGTTACATCTCGGTGGACTTTGGCATTGTCGGCAGCTTGACCGAGGAAGATCAGCGCTATCTGGCGGAAAATCTGCTGGCCTTTTTCGAGCGCAATTATCGCCGAGTGGCCGAGCTGCATGTGGAGTCCGGCTGGGTGCCGCGCGGCACCCGGGTGGACGAGTTTGAAGCGGCCATCCGCACAGTGAGTGAGCCGATTTTTGAAAAGCCCCTGTCGGAAATCTCGTTCGGGCATTTCCTCGTGCGGCTGTTTCAGACGGCGCGGCGCTTTAATATGGAAATTCAGCCGCAACTGGTGTTACTTGAAAAAACCCTGCTCAATATCGAAGGGCTTGGTCGCCAGCTCTATCCGGAGCTAGACCTCTGGACCACCGCCAAGCCCTTTATGGAACGCTGGATGAAGGAACGCATCGGCCCGCGCGCTCTGCTGCGTCGGGTTAGGGCCAACTTCGGTCCCTTCGCCGAACATCTGCCGGATCTGCCCATGCTGGCTTACCGGGTGCTCGAGAACATGGAAAGCGCCCAGCAGCAAGCACACGCCATGCGCGAGGAACAGGCCCGCTTGCAACGTGAACTGCGCGAGCGACGCACCCTGGTCGGCGCGCTAAGCGGCGCGGTGCTGATCGTCTGTGCCACCCTGCTGTTGCTCTTGGGGCCGGGTTCGCTGGTTAGTCCACTGGTGGCCCAAGTGGTCGCCGGCGCGGTGCTGGTGCTTGGCGTTTGGCTGCTGCTCTATCAGTGGCGCGCGGCCAGCTGA
- a CDS encoding helicase domain-containing protein, protein MQFRLLTYRGLDTGKIPGYAKLAGYLSAGDFSSAEVKKVGENLFRARLDKANRLLFALHRHEGEGCILVLEYIAAHAYEKSRFLSRGAVIDEAKIPDVDTSAVDEAPELAYLNPELPRFHLLDKVLSFDQDQEAIYQQPPPLIVIGSAGSGKTALTLEKMKDAVGEVLYVTRSPFLVQNARELYYANGYDNEDQEVDFLSFREYLETIRVPEGREMTPRTFAAWAGRQKLPRELRDTHRLFEEFQGALTGTDEERPYLDRATYRSLGVRQSIYAPELRDAVYDLFERYLRLLADEGWFDANLVSHDWLALIAPRYDFIVIDEVQDLTAVQLLLILRALRDPTAFLLCGDSNQIVHPNFFSWAKVKTLFWRERTEGSGGSAELIRILNANFRNSPQITEMANRLLHIKQARFGSVDRESNYLVQSRGPKTGRVGLLADSDAVKRDLDRRTAGSARFAILVLHPDQKAEVRKHFRTPLVFSIHEAKGLEYENVLLYNFLSGEEKRYRDIAGDLVLEDLQGELRYARGRDKSDKSLEIYKFYINALYVAVTRAVRNLYLLETSPKQALLELLGLTEVHQDVNDVEEQRSSLDDWRREAHRLEMQGKEDQAAEIREQILKQREVPWTVLQGEALAELEQNALEKGEKKARVALMEYALVYRDQRWLNALIDAGFSAAKQPEKAMSFLEKKHYLAYGLKHTNGVMREVERYGVDFRNVFNQTPLMIASRQGHADLIEELLAGDADTSLVDANGLNAFQISLERACVDQRYARQKLPAVFEHLAPPSLDIQVDGRLIKLDRKIMEYLMLCVAMVLFYQRLGQNYVRGSRFLAAPDFEEILAHFPDAIIPERRKKRQYLSSILSKNEVAREGPGNRKLFMRVRRGHYLLNPYLSLRVEGRWQPIYQLLAPERLAAELIDVAGWYANDGLSDPNHFLTRKVVRLRDILQQPDADAIAAGLESTK, encoded by the coding sequence ATGCAGTTTCGTCTTCTGACCTACCGTGGCCTGGACACCGGCAAGATCCCGGGCTACGCCAAACTTGCCGGCTATCTGAGCGCTGGCGATTTCAGCTCCGCCGAGGTCAAGAAGGTCGGTGAGAATCTCTTTCGCGCCCGCCTCGACAAGGCCAACCGCCTGCTGTTCGCCCTGCATCGGCACGAGGGTGAAGGCTGTATCCTGGTGCTCGAATACATCGCCGCGCATGCCTATGAGAAATCCCGCTTCCTTAGTCGCGGGGCGGTGATCGACGAGGCGAAGATTCCGGATGTTGACACTAGCGCCGTCGACGAGGCGCCGGAGCTGGCATATCTGAACCCCGAGTTACCGCGCTTTCATCTGCTCGATAAGGTGCTCAGCTTCGACCAAGACCAGGAGGCTATCTACCAGCAGCCGCCGCCGCTGATCGTGATCGGCTCGGCCGGAAGCGGCAAGACGGCCCTGACGCTCGAGAAGATGAAAGACGCCGTCGGCGAGGTGCTCTACGTCACCCGTTCGCCCTTCCTGGTGCAGAACGCGCGCGAGCTCTACTACGCCAACGGTTACGACAACGAGGACCAGGAGGTCGATTTCCTGTCCTTCCGCGAGTATCTGGAAACCATCCGCGTGCCTGAGGGCCGCGAGATGACCCCGCGCACCTTCGCCGCATGGGCTGGACGCCAGAAGCTCCCGCGCGAGCTGCGCGATACTCATCGGTTGTTCGAGGAGTTCCAGGGCGCTCTGACCGGCACCGACGAGGAGCGGCCCTATCTGGACCGCGCGACCTATCGCAGTCTCGGCGTGCGCCAGTCGATCTATGCACCTGAGCTGCGCGATGCCGTTTACGATCTGTTCGAACGCTACCTGCGCCTGCTGGCCGATGAGGGCTGGTTCGACGCCAATCTGGTCAGTCACGATTGGCTTGCACTGATCGCGCCGCGCTATGACTTCATCGTGATTGATGAGGTGCAGGATCTGACTGCCGTGCAGCTCTTGCTGATTCTGCGCGCGCTGCGCGATCCGACAGCCTTTCTGCTGTGTGGCGACTCTAACCAGATCGTCCATCCGAATTTCTTCTCCTGGGCCAAGGTCAAGACGCTGTTCTGGCGCGAGCGCACTGAGGGGTCTGGTGGCTCCGCCGAGCTGATCCGCATCCTCAATGCCAACTTCCGCAACTCGCCGCAGATCACCGAGATGGCCAACCGGCTGCTGCACATCAAGCAGGCGCGTTTTGGCTCGGTTGATCGCGAGAGCAATTATCTGGTTCAGAGCCGTGGCCCCAAGACTGGCAGGGTCGGGCTGCTGGCCGACAGCGATGCCGTCAAGCGCGATCTCGACCGCCGCACGGCCGGCTCGGCGCGTTTCGCCATCCTGGTGCTGCATCCGGACCAAAAGGCCGAGGTGCGCAAGCATTTCCGCACACCACTAGTGTTTTCAATTCACGAAGCCAAGGGCCTCGAATACGAAAACGTCCTGCTCTACAACTTCCTGTCGGGCGAGGAGAAACGCTACCGCGACATCGCCGGCGATCTGGTGCTCGAGGACTTGCAAGGCGAGCTGCGTTATGCGCGCGGGCGCGATAAGAGCGACAAATCGCTCGAGATCTATAAGTTCTACATCAATGCGCTCTATGTCGCCGTGACCCGAGCGGTGCGCAATCTCTATCTCCTGGAGACTAGCCCCAAGCAGGCGCTGCTTGAGTTGCTCGGCCTGACCGAGGTGCATCAGGATGTCAATGATGTGGAGGAACAGCGCTCCAGCCTCGATGACTGGCGCCGCGAGGCCCATCGGCTGGAAATGCAGGGCAAGGAGGATCAGGCCGCTGAAATCCGCGAGCAGATCCTCAAGCAGCGCGAGGTGCCCTGGACGGTGTTGCAGGGCGAGGCGCTCGCGGAGCTGGAGCAAAACGCGCTTGAGAAAGGCGAGAAAAAGGCTCGCGTTGCGCTGATGGAATACGCCTTGGTCTATCGTGACCAGCGCTGGCTGAATGCGCTGATCGATGCCGGCTTCAGTGCCGCGAAGCAGCCCGAGAAAGCCATGAGCTTCCTTGAGAAGAAGCACTATCTGGCTTATGGGCTCAAGCACACCAATGGCGTAATGCGGGAGGTTGAGCGCTATGGGGTCGACTTCCGCAATGTCTTTAACCAGACGCCGCTGATGATTGCCAGCCGTCAAGGCCACGCGGACTTGATCGAAGAGCTACTTGCGGGCGATGCCGACACTAGCCTAGTCGATGCCAATGGACTCAATGCCTTTCAGATCAGTTTGGAGCGCGCCTGTGTCGATCAGCGTTATGCGCGCCAAAAGCTGCCGGCAGTGTTCGAGCATCTCGCACCGCCAAGCCTGGACATCCAGGTCGACGGGCGCCTGATCAAGCTCGACCGCAAGATCATGGAATATCTGATGCTGTGCGTGGCCATGGTGCTTTTCTACCAGCGTCTGGGTCAGAATTACGTTCGGGGCAGCAGGTTTTTGGCAGCGCCGGATTTCGAGGAGATCCTGGCGCACTTTCCCGATGCCATCATCCCCGAGCGTCGCAAGAAGCGGCAGTATCTGTCGTCCATCCTGTCGAAAAATGAAGTGGCGCGCGAAGGTCCGGGCAATCGCAAGCTGTTCATGCGGGTGCGCCGTGGCCACTATCTCCTCAACCCTTACCTCTCTCTGCGCGTCGAGGGCCGCTGGCAACCTATTTACCAGCTTCTCGCCCCCGAGCGCCTGGCGGCGGAGCTCATAGACGTGGCGGGCTGGTATGCCAACGATGGACTCTCAGACCCCAATCATTTTTTAACGCGAAAGGTCGTGCGCTTGCGTGACATCCTGCAACAGCCGGACGCGGATGCCATTGCCGCCGGGCTTGAGTCGACGAAATAG
- a CDS encoding ubiquinone biosynthesis accessory factor UbiJ, which translates to MSESGSENGGIQIPDALLLSLQESVNRFLALDPEGAERLSDVQGQVLLIELEGFGTRIFVVPGHHTLGLYASYDAEPDCRVRGTPAALLRMSLADHREDEVFSGAIEITGDNQVAQRVGDVFRNLDIDWEEQLARLFGDSVARQIGQQARNVKEWTERGGDTLTQNLREFLQQESRLLPSDTELRQFLNGVDIFRDDVERLAARVDRLVPKGPAASASGRPSAHPPASSSAPPSEQPDA; encoded by the coding sequence ATGAGCGAGAGCGGGAGTGAGAATGGGGGTATCCAGATTCCGGACGCGCTGCTTTTGTCCTTGCAGGAGAGCGTCAACCGGTTTTTAGCGCTGGACCCGGAGGGCGCCGAGCGACTGTCTGACGTTCAGGGTCAGGTGTTGCTGATTGAGCTGGAAGGCTTTGGAACGCGCATTTTCGTGGTGCCGGGCCATCACACTCTCGGACTCTACGCCAGTTACGATGCCGAGCCTGACTGTCGGGTGCGCGGTACGCCAGCCGCGTTGCTGCGGATGTCGCTGGCCGACCACCGCGAGGATGAGGTCTTCTCGGGTGCGATTGAAATCACCGGTGATAACCAGGTCGCGCAGCGCGTCGGCGATGTCTTTCGCAATCTCGATATCGACTGGGAAGAACAGCTCGCGCGTCTGTTTGGCGACAGTGTGGCGCGGCAAATTGGCCAGCAAGCGCGTAATGTCAAGGAATGGACTGAGCGCGGAGGCGATACCCTGACGCAAAACCTGCGCGAGTTCCTACAACAGGAAAGCCGCTTGTTACCGAGCGACACCGAGTTGCGCCAGTTTCTCAATGGCGTGGATATTTTCCGCGACGATGTGGAGCGCTTGGCTGCGCGGGTTGACCGCCTTGTGCCAAAAGGTCCAGCGGCCAGCGCGTCGGGGCGTCCCTCAGCGCATCCACCAGCATCTTCATCGGCACCCCCATCAGAGCAACCTGACGCATGA
- the phoU gene encoding phosphate signaling complex protein PhoU: MIESPRGRHIMRAFDQELARLRDLVLDMKTRVLEQTREALTSLLEPDINAAHLVLDREPGIDTLTLEADEEIFIVIAKRQPTAVDLRLVMAISKVINDLERGGDHAASMARSAIRLHESGYSPPSVPLSKSFEQLFAAGCQMLEQGVTALAEADLTPAIEVFELETAFYQQVRSTREDILDSPYAQQPRAMAELLTIPHSLKRLGNHGANIAEQAVYVIRGDDVRYRNRELLIDALRHANTGS, encoded by the coding sequence ATGATTGAATCACCGCGCGGCCGCCATATCATGCGTGCCTTCGATCAGGAACTCGCGCGTCTACGCGACCTGGTTCTCGACATGAAAACCCGCGTGCTCGAGCAGACCCGCGAAGCACTGACCAGTCTGCTAGAGCCCGATATCAACGCCGCGCATCTGGTTCTTGATCGCGAGCCAGGCATCGACACCCTGACGCTCGAAGCCGATGAAGAAATCTTCATTGTCATCGCCAAACGCCAACCCACAGCGGTCGACCTGCGCCTGGTTATGGCGATTTCCAAAGTCATCAACGATCTCGAACGCGGCGGCGATCATGCCGCCAGCATGGCGCGCAGCGCGATTCGCCTGCATGAGTCTGGCTATTCGCCACCATCGGTCCCCTTGTCCAAATCCTTTGAACAGCTGTTCGCTGCCGGTTGCCAGATGCTCGAACAGGGCGTCACCGCGCTAGCCGAGGCCGATCTGACACCAGCTATCGAGGTTTTCGAGCTTGAAACCGCGTTCTACCAGCAAGTCAGGTCCACGCGCGAGGATATCCTTGACTCCCCCTATGCCCAACAGCCAAGAGCAATGGCCGAGCTGCTGACAATTCCGCACTCGCTCAAGCGGCTCGGCAACCATGGTGCCAATATCGCCGAGCAGGCGGTTTATGTCATCCGTGGCGACGACGTGCGCTACCGCAACCGCGAATTACTGATCGACGCCCTGCGTCATGCAAACACCGGGTCCTAA
- the lgt gene encoding prolipoprotein diacylglyceryl transferase has protein sequence MLTYPTIDPIALSLGPLKIHWYGLMYLVGFALAWMLGRWRVAHSHYGSRLDSPWSAEMVDDLIFYGVIGTIAGGRLGYMLFYGQAQILDNPLNLLKVWQGGMSFHGGLIGVLLAIWLFARKYQLRFFEVGDFLAPLVPLGLLAGRVGNFINGELWGHATHVPWGMRLPCMRFPESCQGLPSGTLWSLPLHPSQLYEAMLEGLVLFVVLWLFSRRPRPTMAVSGLFLLLYGLFRFAVEWVRQPDAHIGYLAFNWLTMGQLLSLPMLLAGAGLLVWAYRGGAVRSS, from the coding sequence ATGTTGACCTATCCCACCATTGATCCTATCGCCCTCTCGCTGGGGCCGCTCAAAATTCACTGGTACGGCCTGATGTACCTGGTGGGCTTCGCGCTCGCCTGGATGCTCGGGCGCTGGCGCGTGGCGCACAGTCATTACGGCTCCCGTCTGGATTCGCCCTGGTCGGCCGAGATGGTCGACGATCTCATCTTCTACGGTGTTATCGGCACCATTGCCGGCGGGCGTCTGGGCTACATGCTGTTTTATGGCCAGGCGCAGATTCTCGACAATCCGCTTAACCTGCTCAAGGTGTGGCAGGGCGGGATGTCCTTTCATGGTGGGCTGATTGGCGTATTGCTGGCTATCTGGCTGTTTGCGCGCAAGTATCAGCTGCGTTTTTTTGAAGTTGGCGATTTTCTCGCGCCGCTGGTGCCGCTGGGGCTTTTGGCCGGTCGCGTCGGTAATTTCATCAATGGCGAGTTATGGGGGCACGCCACCCATGTGCCCTGGGGCATGCGCCTGCCCTGCATGCGTTTTCCTGAATCTTGCCAGGGGCTGCCGTCGGGGACGCTCTGGTCGTTGCCACTGCATCCGTCGCAACTCTACGAAGCGATGCTTGAAGGGCTAGTGCTCTTTGTGGTGCTGTGGCTGTTCTCCCGCCGTCCGCGCCCGACCATGGCGGTGTCCGGGCTGTTTTTGCTGCTGTACGGCCTGTTTCGTTTTGCTGTTGAATGGGTGCGCCAGCCGGATGCACATATCGGCTACCTGGCCTTTAACTGGCTGACCATGGGCCAGTTGCTCAGCCTGCCGATGCTGTTGGCTGGTGCCGGTCTGTTGGTTTGGGCTTATCGGGGCGGGGCGGTTCGGTCTTCGTAA